In Clostridium sp. JN-1, one genomic interval encodes:
- a CDS encoding ABC transporter ATP-binding protein, with product MHHGPGAMMHGEKANDFKNTMKKLVKYMSEYKLSIVVVLIFAAASSVFSIVGPKILGRATTKLFEGIVSKISGSGSGIDFNYIGKIVIFLAFLYIASALFSYIQGWIMSGVSMKVSYKMRKDISEKINKMPLKYFDTTNHGEVLSRVTNDVDTISQTLNQSLTQIITSVTTVVGVLIMMFSISFTMTLTALCIIPLSFGLIMLIVKQSQKYFKEQQDYLGHVNGHIEEMYGGHIVMRAFNGEEDSIEKFDKLNNTLYKSAWKSQFLSGMIMPIMNFVSNLGYVGVCVLGGWLAVKKAIEVGDIQAFIQYVRSFTQPITQIANISNILQQTAASAERVFEFLEEEEEVLENDDYSVDLERVKGYVEFKHVHFGYNPEKIVINDFSTKVKPGQKVAIVGPTGAGKTTMVKLLMRFYDINSGQILVDGHDIKDFKRKDLRSIFGMVLQDTWLYNGSILENIRYGRLDASDEEVKAAARAAHVESFVRTLPGGYDMILNEEASNVSQGQKQLITIARAILANPKVLILDEATSSVDTRTEVMIKKAMDNLMKNRTSFIIAHRLSTIKDADLILVMDNGDIVEQGTHDELLKKKGFYSNLYNSQFEDLEAV from the coding sequence ATGCATCATGGACCAGGTGCTATGATGCACGGCGAGAAAGCAAATGATTTTAAAAATACCATGAAAAAACTCGTAAAATATATGAGTGAATATAAATTATCTATTGTTGTTGTTCTTATATTTGCAGCTGCAAGTTCAGTCTTTTCCATAGTAGGTCCTAAAATATTGGGCCGTGCTACAACTAAGTTGTTTGAGGGAATTGTAAGTAAGATTTCCGGGAGCGGCAGTGGAATAGATTTTAATTATATTGGAAAAATAGTAATTTTTCTTGCCTTCTTATATATTGCAAGCGCACTTTTTAGTTATATTCAAGGCTGGATAATGTCTGGGGTGTCTATGAAAGTAAGTTATAAGATGAGAAAAGATATTTCAGAGAAAATAAATAAAATGCCGCTTAAGTATTTTGATACTACAAATCACGGCGAAGTGCTGTCGCGTGTTACTAATGATGTTGATACGATAAGTCAAACTTTAAATCAAAGTTTGACGCAAATTATAACTTCAGTCACAACTGTAGTAGGAGTGCTTATCATGATGTTCAGCATAAGTTTTACCATGACGCTTACAGCACTTTGTATAATTCCGCTGTCATTTGGATTGATTATGCTTATAGTAAAACAATCTCAAAAATATTTTAAAGAGCAGCAGGATTATTTAGGTCATGTAAATGGACATATAGAGGAAATGTACGGCGGACATATAGTTATGAGGGCATTTAATGGTGAGGAAGATAGTATTGAAAAGTTTGATAAATTAAATAATACACTCTATAAGTCGGCATGGAAATCACAGTTTTTGTCTGGAATGATAATGCCAATTATGAACTTTGTAAGTAATCTTGGATATGTAGGAGTGTGTGTGCTTGGAGGATGGCTTGCAGTAAAGAAAGCTATCGAGGTTGGAGATATTCAAGCATTTATACAATATGTAAGGTCATTTACACAGCCAATTACTCAAATAGCTAATATATCAAATATACTTCAACAAACAGCTGCTTCGGCTGAGCGTGTATTTGAATTTTTAGAAGAGGAAGAAGAAGTTTTGGAAAATGATGACTACTCTGTAGATCTTGAAAGAGTAAAGGGTTATGTTGAATTCAAACATGTTCATTTTGGATACAACCCTGAAAAGATTGTAATTAATGATTTTTCAACTAAGGTAAAACCAGGTCAAAAGGTTGCTATTGTTGGACCAACTGGTGCAGGAAAAACTACTATGGTAAAACTTTTAATGCGTTTTTATGATATAAATAGTGGTCAAATCCTTGTAGATGGTCATGATATAAAAGATTTTAAGAGAAAAGATTTAAGATCAATATTTGGAATGGTTCTTCAAGATACATGGCTCTATAATGGAAGCATATTAGAAAATATAAGGTATGGAAGACTTGATGCTTCAGATGAAGAAGTTAAAGCTGCAGCAAGAGCAGCACATGTTGAAAGCTTTGTGCGTACACTTCCAGGAGGATATGATATGATTTTGAATGAAGAAGCTTCTAATGTGTCACAAGGTCAAAAACAGCTTATTACAATTGCAAGGGCAATACTTGCAAATCCAAAAGTTTTAATCCTTGACGAAGCAACAAGTTCTGTAGATACACGTACTGAGGTTATGATAAAAAAGGCTATGGACAATCTTATGAAGAATCGAACGAGTTTTATAATTGCACACAGATTGTCTACGATAAAAGATGCTGATTTAATACTTGTAATGGATAATGGAGATATTGTAGAACAAGGAACTCATGATGAATTGCTCAAGAAAAAAGGTTTTTATTCTAATCTTTATAATAGTCAATTTGAAGACTTAGAAGCAGTTTAA
- a CDS encoding ABC transporter ATP-binding protein, with protein MIKLLKHLKPFTGMIFAAILLLFVQAMCDLALPDYTSNIVNNGIQQGGIVNAVPESLRQSQMNKIQIFMSESDKSEVSQDYTLVDKSSKDYDIYSKKYPNLKNEPIYVLKNVDKTESEKLNSIMGKAMLDVSGVEKIKSTSKNGVINFNGMKIPANADLFGMISKIPDGKRSKLIDEMNKKTSSLGENMITQSAAPLIKSEYKALGMNTNKLQNNYIIKTGIIMLLISLLGGICTVAVGFLASRTAAGLAKNLRRDIFKKVENFSNAEFDSFSTASLITRSTNDITQIQMLMVIMIRMVFYAPIMGIGGVIRAMGKSQSMSWIIALAIIVLLGLILVIFAVAIPKFKIIQKLIDKLNLVTRESLSGMMVIRAFNTQGFEEKRFDNANKDVTRTNLFVNRVMVSMMPVMMLIMNGITLLIVWVGAHQVANSTMQVGDMMAFMQYAMQIIMAFLMLAVMFILVPRASVSAARISEVLETDLSIVDPENPQSFDDSKSGVVEFKNVSFKYPGASEYALKDISFKALPYKTTAFIGSTGSGKTTLANLIMRFYDVTDGEVLVDGVSVKNVSQHELRDKIGYVPQKGYLFSGTIESNLKYANKNANEKEILNAAEISQSINFIDQKTERFKTEISQGGSNVSGGQKQRLSIARALVKKPQIYMFDDSFSALDFKTDAALRKALRKETSSSTFLIVAQRISTIMDADQIIVLDDGHIVGSGTHEELMKDCSVYQEIAMSQFSKEELA; from the coding sequence ATGATTAAATTATTAAAACATTTAAAACCATTCACAGGAATGATTTTTGCTGCAATACTGCTCTTGTTTGTGCAAGCTATGTGTGATCTTGCACTTCCAGATTACACATCTAACATTGTAAATAATGGTATACAACAAGGCGGTATTGTAAATGCAGTTCCAGAATCACTAAGACAAAGCCAAATGAATAAAATACAAATATTTATGAGTGAAAGTGATAAAAGTGAAGTATCACAAGATTATACACTTGTAGATAAGTCAAGCAAAGATTATGATATTTACTCAAAAAAGTATCCTAATCTTAAAAATGAACCAATTTATGTACTTAAAAATGTTGATAAAACTGAGAGCGAAAAATTGAATTCAATAATGGGTAAGGCTATGCTTGATGTTTCAGGTGTTGAGAAAATTAAATCTACTAGCAAAAATGGAGTAATTAATTTTAATGGAATGAAAATACCAGCCAATGCAGATTTATTTGGGATGATTTCCAAGATACCTGATGGTAAGCGTTCAAAGTTAATTGATGAGATGAACAAAAAAACTTCAAGTTTAGGTGAAAATATGATTACTCAATCTGCAGCACCATTAATTAAATCAGAGTATAAGGCACTTGGAATGAATACTAACAAGCTGCAGAACAATTATATAATAAAAACTGGGATAATTATGCTCTTAATATCTTTACTTGGAGGTATATGTACTGTTGCAGTTGGATTTTTAGCATCTAGAACGGCAGCAGGCCTTGCAAAAAACTTGCGCAGAGATATATTTAAAAAAGTTGAGAATTTTTCAAATGCAGAATTTGATAGTTTTTCTACGGCATCACTTATAACGAGGAGTACAAACGATATTACACAAATACAAATGCTTATGGTAATTATGATAAGAATGGTATTTTATGCACCTATCATGGGAATTGGCGGTGTAATAAGGGCTATGGGAAAAAGTCAGTCAATGTCATGGATTATAGCACTTGCAATTATAGTTTTGCTGGGATTAATTTTAGTAATATTTGCAGTTGCAATTCCAAAGTTTAAGATAATACAAAAGCTTATAGATAAACTTAACCTTGTAACACGTGAAAGCCTTTCAGGGATGATGGTAATAAGGGCTTTTAATACACAAGGATTTGAAGAAAAGCGTTTTGATAATGCAAATAAGGATGTTACAAGAACAAATTTATTTGTAAATCGTGTAATGGTATCTATGATGCCAGTTATGATGCTTATAATGAACGGAATTACTTTACTTATAGTATGGGTTGGAGCTCATCAAGTTGCAAATTCAACTATGCAAGTAGGAGATATGATGGCATTTATGCAGTATGCAATGCAAATAATCATGGCATTTTTGATGCTAGCTGTAATGTTTATACTTGTACCAAGAGCATCTGTTTCTGCTGCACGTATTAGTGAAGTACTTGAAACTGATCTATCAATTGTAGATCCAGAGAATCCTCAAAGCTTTGATGATAGTAAGAGTGGAGTAGTTGAATTTAAAAATGTATCATTTAAGTATCCAGGGGCTTCTGAGTATGCTCTTAAGGATATTAGTTTTAAAGCATTACCATATAAGACAACAGCATTTATAGGATCTACTGGTTCAGGAAAAACAACTCTTGCAAATTTAATTATGCGTTTTTATGATGTAACAGATGGGGAAGTTTTGGTAGATGGTGTAAGTGTAAAAAATGTATCTCAACATGAACTTAGGGATAAAATTGGGTATGTTCCTCAAAAAGGTTATTTATTTAGCGGTACAATTGAATCTAATCTAAAATATGCAAATAAAAATGCAAATGAAAAAGAAATTTTAAATGCTGCAGAAATTTCACAATCTATTAATTTTATAGATCAAAAAACTGAGAGGTTTAAAACTGAAATTTCTCAAGGTGGATCGAATGTTTCGGGAGGACAAAAGCAAAGGCTTTCTATTGCACGTGCTCTTGTTAAAAAACCTCAAATTTATATGTTTGATGATAGTTTTTCAGCTCTCGACTTTAAAACAGATGCTGCACTTAGGAAGGCACTTAGAAAAGAAACTTCCTCAAGTACGTTTCTCATTGTGGCACAGCGTATTTCAACAATTATGGATGCCGATCAAATAATAGTTCTTGATGATGGACATATAGTTGGAAGTGGAACTCATGAAGAACTTATGAAAGATTGCAGCGTTTACCAAGAAATTGCAATGTCACAATTTTCAAAGGAGGAATTAGCGTGA
- a CDS encoding MarR family transcriptional regulator, whose protein sequence is MYDDSKSILIIKEIKTILYSFRKNVGARLNKFNLTGPQAMIIKMLDKNGKMRISDLSKSVGLSNSTVSGIIDRLQKEELVKRSRSEEDRRVVYVSIDPKFSDELHENFKRIEEEFKKLIEDSHPEEIDTILKGLTLLQSFVDKLK, encoded by the coding sequence ATGTATGATGATAGTAAAAGTATTTTAATAATAAAAGAAATTAAAACAATATTATATTCTTTTAGAAAAAATGTAGGGGCTAGGCTGAATAAATTTAATCTTACTGGACCGCAGGCAATGATAATTAAGATGCTTGATAAAAATGGAAAGATGAGAATAAGTGATTTAAGTAAAAGTGTTGGTTTGTCTAATAGTACAGTATCTGGAATTATTGATAGACTTCAAAAAGAAGAGCTTGTTAAAAGGTCTAGAAGTGAGGAGGATAGAAGAGTAGTTTATGTAAGTATAGATCCGAAGTTTAGTGATGAGCTTCATGAAAACTTTAAAAGGATTGAAGAAGAATTTAAGAAGCTTATAGAGGATTCACATCCTGAAGAAATTGATACGATATTAAAAGGATTAACTTTGTTACAAAGTTTTGTAGATAAATTAAAATGA
- the phnD gene encoding phosphate/phosphite/phosphonate ABC transporter substrate-binding protein, whose product MDKIKIIVVNSIIIICLNFILFLAHWGNLKFVAVSSLGSILILIICNYFLFNKPKEKIYEKSSHIDSKEKYYEQLFSSWQTLGFDIQQLLWLCKDSTETLSNLIKIANQVKDYSDQNNANTQEINAGINQFVDITEKLNNDVTRMDQNSKKSFDILKKNKGELDTISSRLSHLGSSMEKLSSGNLKLKDSSKKIADFINYISQISGQTNLLALNASIEAARAGESGKGFAVVAQEIRKLSEETEKAVSQIEAIVKEILLGINESNNSIVSFTNQINEFQVSAKESYKLISQIEFIVNDIVKSISNLKNVSAGQVNLASQMESAVNTVTAAVEKTYGITLDSIQMVNLQESKNNDLLNYCHKLSNSGDRIQEFVAKLKKDNEIIFGINPFTYPENIKNMYIPILERVCKSIGYKANVVILKDYTALEKSIENNTIDIGWFSPFAYVDAHEKINVIPIATPKVNGTNYYNGYIVTKNNSGIKTVSDLKDKSFGYVDKKSASGYLYARNILKTNNMNPDTTFSKVSFLGSHDNVIKAVLSGEIDAGATYNEAMDNANRNGLDTKKLTVIAKTEDIPKDVIAANPRLDKLLVEKLQKSFAEFNDFKGINTVVDGFVISKDSNYDVIRKLLKQK is encoded by the coding sequence ATGGATAAAATCAAAATAATTGTAGTAAACAGTATTATTATAATTTGTTTAAATTTTATTTTATTTTTAGCTCATTGGGGAAATTTAAAATTTGTCGCAGTATCATCACTTGGGAGTATTTTAATTTTAATAATATGTAACTACTTTTTATTTAATAAACCTAAAGAAAAGATATATGAAAAAAGTTCCCATATTGATAGTAAAGAAAAATATTATGAACAACTATTTTCAAGTTGGCAGACACTAGGATTTGATATTCAACAGCTTTTATGGTTATGTAAGGACAGCACGGAAACCTTATCTAACCTTATTAAAATAGCTAATCAAGTAAAAGATTACAGTGATCAAAATAATGCCAATACACAAGAAATAAATGCTGGAATAAATCAGTTTGTTGATATAACAGAAAAACTCAATAATGATGTAACAAGAATGGACCAAAACTCCAAAAAATCATTTGATATACTGAAAAAAAATAAAGGTGAATTAGATACCATTAGCAGCAGACTATCTCATTTAGGTAGTAGTATGGAGAAACTATCTAGCGGAAACTTAAAATTGAAGGATTCATCAAAAAAAATTGCTGATTTTATAAACTATATAAGTCAAATATCCGGTCAAACAAACTTACTCGCATTAAATGCATCTATTGAAGCTGCAAGAGCGGGAGAATCCGGAAAAGGATTTGCTGTAGTAGCTCAAGAAATCAGAAAGTTGTCAGAAGAAACTGAAAAGGCAGTTTCACAAATTGAAGCCATAGTTAAAGAAATTCTTCTTGGAATCAATGAGTCAAATAACTCCATAGTTAGTTTTACAAATCAAATTAACGAGTTTCAAGTTTCAGCTAAAGAATCTTACAAATTAATATCCCAAATAGAATTTATAGTAAATGACATAGTTAAATCAATATCTAATTTAAAAAATGTTTCTGCAGGACAAGTTAATCTTGCAAGTCAAATGGAATCAGCCGTTAATACAGTAACAGCTGCAGTAGAAAAAACTTATGGTATAACATTAGATTCTATACAAATGGTAAACTTACAAGAAAGTAAAAATAATGATTTATTAAATTATTGTCATAAGTTAAGTAATTCAGGGGACCGTATCCAAGAGTTTGTAGCTAAACTAAAAAAAGATAATGAAATAATATTTGGAATAAACCCCTTTACTTATCCAGAGAATATAAAAAATATGTATATTCCTATACTTGAAAGAGTATGCAAAAGTATAGGATATAAAGCCAATGTAGTAATATTAAAAGATTATACAGCTTTAGAGAAAAGTATAGAAAATAATACTATTGATATAGGATGGTTCTCACCTTTTGCCTACGTAGATGCCCATGAAAAAATCAATGTAATACCAATTGCCACACCTAAAGTCAATGGTACAAACTACTATAATGGGTACATAGTAACAAAAAATAATAGTGGAATTAAAACCGTTAGTGACTTAAAAGATAAATCTTTTGGATATGTAGATAAAAAAAGTGCTTCTGGTTATTTATATGCTAGAAATATATTAAAAACAAATAATATGAATCCTGACACCACTTTTAGCAAAGTCTCATTTTTAGGAAGTCATGATAACGTAATCAAAGCGGTTTTATCTGGAGAAATTGACGCTGGAGCAACTTATAATGAAGCAATGGATAATGCAAATAGAAATGGATTGGATACAAAAAAACTAACAGTAATTGCTAAAACTGAAGACATACCTAAGGATGTTATTGCGGCTAATCCAAGATTAGATAAATTACTGGTAGAAAAACTACAAAAATCATTTGCAGAATTTAATGATTTTAAAGGGATAAATACCGTTGTTGATGGTTTTGTAATTAGCAAAGATAGCAACTACGACGTTATAAGAAAATTATTAAAACAAAAATAG
- a CDS encoding DUF2935 domain-containing protein, translating to MYCYTHVNQFTCIFNELQLWTRISSEHPIFLKTVANLANIKLPKPLEDNLDNIHKMFLRLYNNVLYVKKDVSMNPTLCAKHIINVKRLIDEFLLHDTHALSFYPQLLKFGTQNKAWQELIKHIISEQTFMFELFKDLRHQI from the coding sequence ATGTATTGTTACACTCATGTGAATCAATTTACCTGCATTTTTAATGAACTCCAATTATGGACCCGCATTTCAAGTGAACATCCAATCTTTCTTAAAACTGTAGCTAATCTTGCTAATATTAAACTGCCAAAACCTTTAGAAGATAATCTTGATAATATTCATAAAATGTTTTTAAGATTATATAATAATGTACTATACGTAAAAAAAGATGTAAGTATGAATCCAACCTTATGTGCTAAACATATTATAAATGTAAAAAGATTAATTGATGAATTCTTACTCCACGATACTCATGCTTTATCATTTTATCCACAGCTATTAAAATTTGGAACCCAAAATAAGGCATGGCAAGAACTAATTAAACATATCATTAGCGAACAAACTTTTATGTTTGAATTATTTAAAGACTTGAGACATCAAATATAA